The sequence gtaattttagagctggacgcctggcatctttttggcaacaggttcgtttctgtttggtgtgaggttctgtgttgtggagattctcaggatggattgcaggtgctcatcagtgaggcgactcctgtgtgctgttttgttagtctttatcactgagaagagcttctcacacagatatgtgctaccaaacatgcacaaggttcgagccgcatgtagacggactttttgttcttcaaagtcaccaaagcgccgcaaactcagtgcgccagtttatcagcaaagtgcgatttgggaacaccgtagtgacgacttggtttaacattacttggtaacagggaaagtggggcaagtggttgtgtctcccataaaagcagcctcaattgaaatcactttgtgattgtgcacggaaaaacgtccgctgaagtgtcagattcttatttaattcttctgctttctgtatcttctgcattgtattcaggtctttcaggttaccctgatgttttgttttatagtgccgtcttagattaaattctgtaattacagccacattagctccacaaatgagacacacgggttcagtaaacatatactcagcctcccatcggttttaaaggctctattttcagaatcaacttttctcttcagcatcgtgtgagctagcttcgcaataacttgcagcatcataaggtagacttgattaacgcggtaagtgttcggcaaggcagctgaagcgctgcattatgggatctgtagtttattgtgttaccagcgcttcatatacccgggctttaataacaataatacagtatataaaatgatctgcgggcggatataattacacgggccggatgtggcccgcgcccttgagtttgacacatatggactaaatagaacttgaaaagatatattttttcaaatgtgatcgcaattcagatagagttgacgcgactacagcctgcatgcctcaataagtcatcctccctcgccttactttttaccgctcatctaatgaatacactgagtatggctttaccaaaacaatcattgatggcgaataaagtatccattattcgagtatgtagatcgggatatatatatatatatacccgcgtatcgcagcggagaagtagtgtgttaaaaaagctagaaaagaaaagggaacattttaaaaataacgtaacatgactgtcaatatacagtatttgttttgtgagtgttactgagtgttgctgtcatcaaggatttgattatcattatttctttcaatcaggttcgtatttgtaggatgtgttgtgttcaagttacattccgtgtttgtcaatcgctgtaaagatgacaggtttcattcatcgattcgcttcttactgcatcaataaacagctcgtcttcttctttatctgagacctgacacactgcatgcacaggtttttttttacactgtcttcctttagcgattagtgatgagtcagtgagtgagtgagtgagggctttgccttttattagtgtgtgtatatatatatatatatatatatatatatatatatatatatatatatatatatatatatatatatatatatatatatatatattttatatatatatatatattttatatatatatatatatatattttatatatatatatatatattttatatatatatatatatatatatatattttatatatatagagatagagatatatctctatactaataaaaggcaaagccctcactcactgactcatcactaattctccaacttcccgtgtgggtggaaggctgaaatttggcaggttcattccttacagcttccttaaaaagttgggcaggttttatatcgaaattctacgcgtaatggtcataactgaagcagtttttccatttactgtaatggagatgagcttcaacgccggggcggagattcgtgtgacatcatcacgcctcccacgtaatcacgcagtacatagaaaaccaggaagacctcaaaaaagcgctgaagaaaacatgcattatataattgagaaggcagctaaacaataagaagcgaagcgaaagtgacatatacaaccatattcatgagttctgctactcggaaacaaagcacgatgtaaacctacactttaaattaagttcatagacaggctgcgctggcgtttgtaatttagtgcctgcccatataaggctgtccgtcagcggcaatccaatagcaaactgccacgggtaaatattcacgggtgaaggactgtgcttatggagaggaagatgagatggtcagggtggtgtttgacacaaactcagcgaaactgcagagaaagttttaagtgccaggactaaggtaacattaaataaagctatggacatagcacaagatggcaccagcacagctgggaaccttcgatgcaagtacaccgagtggctcacgtgaactgacgcagtgcacagataaaaacaacagttccaaagagctgaacaaaaccaattacacaattgaaaaggcagcaaaaaatatgaagcgtctgataaccatattcataaatgcagctactatagaaacaaagcacacggtgggaaaagtcaatgtcccgctaaaggaagacagtgtaaaaaaaacccgtgcatgcagtgtgtcaggtctcagataaagaagaagacgagctgtttatttatctgaacggtaaaaaagtaagagcgaggggaggatgactcattgaggatgcaggctgtagtgcgcgtcaactctatctgaattgcgtgatcacatttgaaaaaatatatcttttcaagttctatttagtccatatgtgtcaaactcaagggtcgggccacatccgcccggcgtgtaattatatccgcccgagatcattttatatactgtattattgttgttaaagcccgggtatatgaagcactggtaacacaataaactacagatcccataatgcagcgctttagctgccttgccgaacacttaccgcttactagagttattgcgcactgagtttgcacggcgctttggtgactttgaagaacaaaaaaagtccgtctacatgcggcttgaaccttgtgcatgtttggtagcacatatctgtgtgagaagctcttctcagtgataaagactaacaaaacagcacacaggagtcgcctcactgatgagcacctgcaatccatcctgagaatctccacaacacaaaaCCTCACACCAAatagaaacgaacttgtggccaaaaaaagatgccaggcgtccagctctaaaatgacatatgagcaaagacaactgaatgatttgatttgttgttgcacgtaagagcgggagtcaaccgttttaacaaacagcgtattgcactgatacgaaatagctgtgtgtgtatatatgtagatatgtatgtatatgtatatatgtttatgtatagatatagatatagatatagatatagatatatagagatatatagatatatatagagagatatagatatatatatatatagatatagatatatatatatatagatatagatatatatatatatagatagatagatatatatagatatatatatatatatatatatatataactatatagatatataactatatagatatagatagatatatatataactatatatacacacacacacacacactatggggtgctaaacaggctaatacattgattttgtgaatatataaagtcgccgtcagaatatataacgtcattcccgaatatataaagtcagcgtcggtatacataaagtcaaaacttttttctgaatatataaagtcagtgctggaatatataaagcactgactttatatattcaagttttgactttatatattcaagttttgactttatttattccgacagtgattttatataatcaaggtttgactttatatattcgggaatgactttatatataaaacttttgacttaatataattaaatttagtcatcgttgcataactttttctttaccatagaaatttaaagactaaattcaacttccattcctaacaaagatatttctggcgacctAAATAGAacttacttatatccaaattcgagctattgagccgttgcccctgcctgcctgcctgaataagtcaccctcgctttgctcttacttttttaccgttcatttaatcatggccagtggcagaaaaattataaaatgcaagtaggattacacggagtatggctttaccaaaacaaattattgatggcgaatcgattattcataaagcttcaattggtgatctgtttttctgtgttaacctcatatttttttcatacttctcaaaccaagggtgtgtgagggtaaaatgaatcgggaagcgctgatcaatgtaatcggtgtaccatgaaatcatgcattgacagaagttaccctttgcttgtattgcaaagtgtgattaaatgcgtgatttttttaacTCGTTATGGAGCAtgtgcatcaaagcttctcagctgtgcttgtgctaagaaaaggaaacattttaaaaataacgtaacacgattgtcaatgtaaccttttgtaagtagtgtctggaggattcagtgtggagaaactgtagagacagcgtttgtattaacttgtggatttttctatgagtatttggtggcagcgtcacaaagtcgcttccgtaacgctgaggagcgcagctcagagcgaaatgagatgaatgggaggggaaatgataacgtgactctcccacccgccttaactgtcaatcccccacaaacagtctctcggaacttgcataagcacagccccttcacctgcaattttaacttagttacaaagtgatcaaaactcgcttatatccctcGTCCTCtccttaaacttgtatcccacattacccgtgggcatgacaaacgccagcggcagtctgtctatgaacttaatttaaactttaggtttacatcttgctttgtttccgaagtagcagcactcatgaatatggttgtatatgtcactcgctcgcttcttgtttcgctgccttctcaattatataatgcatgttttcttcagcgctttttggagctcttcctggttttctacgtactgcgttgacagtcagttcacatgattatgtgggaggcatgatgatgtcacatgaaactccgcccccacggctttcaagctcaacgctattacagtaaatggagaaaaatagcttccagttatgaccattacgcttagaatttcgaaatgaaacctgcccaacttttgtaaggaagctgtaaggaatgagcctgccagatttcagccttctacctatggGAActtggagagtgagtgagtgagtccttccttccttcctttgccttttattagtatagataagcagagttttaaagtcaatcctgaatgacacaggtaaacagtgtagtgacatcaaaaactggagaaatgtgctcggattttcttttcctggttaggattctagcagctgcattctgcactagttgcaaacgatttgtcttttttgggtattcctgagaggattgcattacagtaatctagtcgactgaaaacaagcgcgtgaactaatttttcagcatctttcagtgatatgaggtctaatttttgctctgtttaagtgtaaaaaatgctgtcctagtgatctggttaatatgcgatttaaaattcagattacagtcaacagttacccctaagctttttacctccgtcttttaatcctaatgtatccagtttatttctaatagcctcattgtatccattattgccaatcactaagatttcagttttctttatttagcttgagaaagttactattcatccattcagaaatacaagtaagacattgtgttagtgaatcaagagaatcagggtcatcaggtgctattgataaatacagctgtgtgtcatcagcatagctgtggtaactcgcattatgccccgagataatcttaCCTAATGGAAGCATTTAGATTGAGAAGagaagcggacccaggatagagccttgtggaacaccatataggatatcatgtctttgagttgtaattcccacaactaacaaataattttctccctgccaggtaggattcaaaccaatttaagacactgccagagaggcccacccattgactaaggcgatttctaagaatattatgatcaatggtgtcaaatgcagcactcagatctaagaggatgagaacagataaatggcctctgtctgcatttacccgcaagtcatttactactttaacgagtgcagtttctgtgctgtgatttattctaaaacctgactgaaatttatcaagaataccatgtttattaaggtggtcatttaactgcataatgactgccttctctagaattttacttaaggcaggttagagatgggtctaaaattttcaaaagcagatgagtcaagattatttttcttaaataggggtttaactacagcagtcttaagacagtctgggaagactcccgtatctaatgacaaatttactatgtcaagattATCAATCAGCACACCCTATActattttgaaaaaatttgttggtattgggtcaaggatgcaggtggagggtttcagttgagaaattattttaggtaaatctatcctagagaAAGAGTTTAATTCGTTTATAACGGActactggggtttaggaggatccttagtgttggggagatatactatgttatttctaataattttttgattgaaaaatacagcaatagcctcacaggttttactggaagtacttaggaggcattcctttgagttacctgggtttagcagacgatcaatcgtcgagaataagactctgggattactagcattgttatttataatcttagagaaatagcagcgcctctcaagacggacagtgttattgtattctgttattttaacttttaatatttcatagtggatagttagtttagtcttcctccatttacgctcggCTTTACGGCATTTTCTCTTTAAATcggacactctttgggtcttccatggtataacaatgctagaagatttaaCTGtcttcaggtgcaactatgtcaacagcaggtctcactttagtattaaatctttccaccttattatttacattatcctcgctattatagttggcactataaacagactgattgcttagaatgtttaagttttaaagctgctgatgagtcaaagaagcgttttttaacaatatgcttctcatgagtgttttctatcatttctatactgaaaagtaaaagaaaatggtctgatagaacCGTATCAATGAcatgctttatatcaacttttagtccttgtTTAGGCAAACAAGCTGTATCAGAGCTATGAGAATTTGTTTTAGCCTGGTGAAAATGAACAACTGTAAATCCTAGGCTTGCAGACATCAAAATCTATTGCTCCACTTACCAATCTTTCTCCTTTGCTCTGAAACCAGATCTTTTTACAAATAGCCAACACAGCCAATAGTATCCAGAAGTAGTTTTCTGAtaaattttccacttttttttctgtccattttctttgtttactgGACAAATGCCAGCATTCACTTACAAAAGTGttcatatttgtatatattgtttATGAAATGTTTGCTGTTAGTGCCAAAAAATGGTGTTGATGCATCCCTTCTGGCTATTGTGTAATTCAGACTGCTTGAACTCTTAATAGTCTcccattatttgtaaatttttttacGTGCTTACTGGGCATGTTTCACtcatttttctttccaattttAGGACTATCTTCCATCTCAGCAAGATATACTGTTGGCCAGAAAGCCCACCAAAGGAATCCATGAGTACGACTTTGAGATCAAGAATGTTCCCTTTAAGATGGTTGATGTGGGTGGACAGCGATCAGAGAGGAAACGGTGGTTTGAATGTTTTGATAGCGTCACATCCATTTTATTCCTTGTTTCATCCAGTGAATTTGATCAGGTGCTGATGGAGGACCGACAAACCAACCGCCTCACTGAGTCTCTAAATATTTTTGAGACAATAGTCAACAACCGTGTGTTCAGCAATGTTTCTATCATTCTCTTTCTAAATAAGACGGACCTGCTAGAGGAGAAAGTAAAAATTGTGGATATCAAGGACTATTTCCCAGAGTACACTGGGGATTCTCACAGCTTAAATGATGTTCAGAAGTTCTTGGTGGGGTGTTTCCAAAGCAAGCGCCGGGACCAGCAGCAGAAGCCACTATATCATCACTTCACCACTGCCATTAATACAGAGAACATTCGTTTGGTATTCCGCGATGTCAAGGATACTATCCTGCATGACAACCTCAAGCAGCTTATGCTACAGTGATACTCAGCTGggactttgtttttatttcttttaatctttttaataaaattttaatggaaaTTTTGGCATGGTTAGCAGGGAATAAGTACATTTCCTTTCGGACTTAATATTGTAGTGGCTAAACATTGCAATTTTTAACTTGCCAGATATCTGGTAAAACGCATCCTGCCTATCCATTATTTTATTTCCTTGTGCAGTTATGTCAATCTTTAACACCAAAATTCAGGATAATTAGTTTATATTTACTAACTTAATGTTCAGGCTAAATATGTTTTGGACATGGCAGATAAATGGTTATTGTAACAAAATAGCTCAACTTTTTTTAGAGCAGAGcccttgtttttctatttttgagcCTTGAATACTGTTGGGTGGTCTTGTTGAAATTGGAAGTTATAAATACTGCAAGCCTTATTGTGCCAAGCATGTAATCgctctttgcttttatttttattttaatgtgcagtctttttaaagattttaagttaTATAGTAAAGGTTTACAATGCTTgccttttggtttatttttactaGTGAACTTAAGGGTAAGGAGCTACAATTTGCTGGCAAACTCACATGCACAAAGCTAATACTTAAACAGTAATCTGTAGTGCCAAGCAGTACAGTAGCTAAATTATCTGTTTTTTATCTCAGGGTTTGAAAATAAAccacttttgtgtgtgtgtgttcttgaaAAATACTTCGGATTGCACCTTAATATCCTTTTAAATACAAACATCGCAGACCAACGGCGATAATCTATCTAGATGGTTTTCTTGTACCCGTTTATAGTAACTAATGTATTCTCATTTATTAATCCCTTTAGCAACTGAAGttaatttttatatacttttttcaattgattactgtatttgtatgtGCCCTTTTTATTATAGTGGTAAATATCAGCTTTGAAATGTTCCTTAAAATATGCCGAAAGAACCACTGCTCAAATTTCTCCAACAGCTAGTTTATAATGGCACCAAAAAGCGATCAAAAATACATCACATAATATGTGGATTAAACTTTGTGAGACATAAACTGATTCTTTCTCCAGGCTTTTACACTTCTCAGATGTCCGTTTTATCCTAACATGCATGTATGAGGCATGGATTTTGGATTGACAAACTACTTGAATTCCTGTTCCGTGCTTTTTTGTTGTGGGCTGCCTAAATACTTTGGTTCAGTGGAAATTATCATATACGAAAACAGTGTTTTCCTAGTCATTTGGTCATTATTggcttttatataaaattatcttaGCCATTACTACCTTAACTTTTTTTCAGTGCTTGAAAAGCTGACCATATTTCTTTCAGTAAATTACAGTTGTATAcagtactttgttttatttttgcttaattgGTATTGGGATCCAGTTTTGTATTTGAGTATTACTTCCATCATCTCTTACGCATGTTTGATGAAGATTTTGATACTTCAAATTAAATTTGAAGGAGTTGAtacataggttttttttttttatcttaaagctCATCATCCACT comes from Polypterus senegalus isolate Bchr_013 chromosome 17, ASM1683550v1, whole genome shotgun sequence and encodes:
- the gna13b gene encoding guanine nucleotide-binding protein subunit alpha-13b: MADFLPSRSVLSVCFPNCMLTSGEAEQLRISKEIDKCISRDKTYVKRLVKILLLGAGESGKSTFLKQMRIIHGQDFDQRAKEDFRATIYSNVIKGIRVLVDAREKLHIPWGDSANQVHGRKMMEFDTRSPMMIQGLVETKVFTEHLPAIRALWADSGVQHAYDRRREFQLGESVKYFLDNLEKLGQPDYLPSQQDILLARKPTKGIHEYDFEIKNVPFKMVDVGGQRSERKRWFECFDSVTSILFLVSSSEFDQVLMEDRQTNRLTESLNIFETIVNNRVFSNVSIILFLNKTDLLEEKVKIVDIKDYFPEYTGDSHSLNDVQKFLVGCFQSKRRDQQQKPLYHHFTTAINTENIRLVFRDVKDTILHDNLKQLMLQ